The Pyricularia oryzae 70-15 chromosome 5, whole genome shotgun sequence genome includes a region encoding these proteins:
- a CDS encoding galactosyltransferase, giving the protein MAYSNSPGSSSSSSFGDRPARSHHRRRSSTSNIAINGPPPSTQLLNVTGLGIHSRHPTLLSPIPGTPSDPEMSPSRTPSPVPGGGWSSPGLNSGRSSPSRGVAGSTGGHSPIIWEGSRVNQNGGSGKGGPSSGFRATNAGTNQRGIMGHVRRLSSGLPMWNNGKTVKSAYSNKDKGAGQKWYNPNRLPLVARARRGYARMNRTAKTVLWALVLLGLCLYVFYHSPLVYHWRRSSMLGGGEKVVIILAANIGGGVMEWKGAREWAIERDSVRNKKKYAATWGYDLEIVDMSTKKRYAHEWRESWEKVDFMRSCMKKYPKAEWFWWLDLNTYVMEPSYSLQEHIFDNLQQHVYRDINEYNPLNITHPPNDPFLDEESRSAVGDGRPESVNLILSQDCSGFNLGSFFMRRSDWTDRLLDVWWDPVAYEQKHMEWAHKEQDALEQLYVALPWVRKHTGFLPQRMINSFPSGACSDKGPDTRIHYDQKDRDFVVNMAGCEWGRDCWGEMYHYRELSYYLNRTWWERFKEDLLCAIWFKLTGQKVKF; this is encoded by the exons A TGGCCTACTCTAATTCGCcaggctcgtcctcgtcgtcttcgttTGGCGACCGGCCTGCTCGATCCCACCATCGACGACGTTCCTCGACATCAAATATCGCCATCAATGGCCCTCCGCCTTCGACACAGCTTTTGAACGTGACTGGTCTCGGTATTCACAGCCGCCACCCCACTCTGCTGTCGCCCATTCCAG GCACCCCAAGCGATCCGGAAATGTCACCGTCACGAACTCCATCACCAGTTCCCGGTGGAGGCTGGTCCAGCCCCGGGCTCAACAGCGGTAGATCCAGCCCCTCGAGGGGTGTGGCTGGAAGCACAGGCGGCCACAGTCCCATAATATGGGAGGGTTCCCGGGTGAACCAGAACGGCGGCTCCGGTAAGGGCGGTCCGTCGTCTGGCTTCAGGGCGACGAATGCGGGCACCAACCAGCGCGGCATAATGGGTCACGTTCGCAGGCTGTCATCTGGTCTTCCCATGTGGAACAACGGCAAGACCGTGAAGTCGGCATATAGCAACAAGGACAAGGGTGCGGGTCAGAAGTGGTACAACCCCAACAGGCTTCCGTTGGTGGCCCGGGCAAGAAGGGGCTACGCGAGGATGAACAGGACGGCCAAGACCGTTCTTTGGGCTTTGGTGCTGCTGGGCCTTTGTCTTTACGTCTTTTACCATTCTC CACTCGTGTATCATTGGAGGAGATCTTCAATGCTCGGCGGTGGTGAGAAGGTTGTCATCATCCTCGCAGCCAACATTGGCGGAGGCGTCATGGAGTGGAAGGGAGCTCGGGAGTGGGCGATCGAGAGAGACAGCGTTCGCAACAAGAAGAAGTATGCCGCCACttggggctacgatcttgaGATTGTCGACATGAGCACCAAGAAGCGATATGCTCACGAGTGGCGTGAGAGCTGGGAAAAGGTTGACTTTATGAGGAGCTGCATGAAGAAATACCCCAAGGCTGAGTG GTTCTGGTGGTTGGACCTCAACACCTATGTCATGGAGCCCTCTTACTCTCTTCAAGAACACATCTTCGACAACCTTCAGCAGCACGTCTACCGCGATATCAACGAGTACAACCCCCTGAACATCACCCATCCTCCCAACGACCCGTTCCTCGACGAGGAGTCCCGCAGCGCCGTGGGTGATGGTCGGCCCGAGTCGGTCAACCTGATCCTCTCGCAGGACTGCTCGGGCTTCAACCTGGGCTCCTTCTTCATGCGACGGAGTGATTGGACAGACCGCCTGCTCGACGTGTGGTGGGACCCGGTCGCCTACGAGCAAAAGCACATGGAGTGGGCACACAAGGAGCAGGATGCCCTGGAGCAGCTGTACGTTGCCCTTCCGTGGGTCCGCAAGCACACTGGATTCCTCCCGCAACGCATGATCAACAGCTTCCCGTCGGGCGCCTGTTCCGACAAGGGCCCGGACACGCGCATCCACTACGACCAGAAGGACCGAGACTTTGTGGTCAACATGGCCGGCTGTGAGTGGGGTCGTGACTGCTGGGGAGAGATGTACCACTACCGTGAGCTGAGCTACTACCTCAATCGAACCTGGTGGGAGCGTTTCAAGGAGGACCTCCTCTGCGCCATCTGGTTCAAGCTCACCGGTCAGAAGGTCAAGTTCTGA
- a CDS encoding mitochondrial import inner membrane translocase subunit tim-10, with protein MFGIGRPQPSSAEKIAAVEAEMKLITAMAARLNRACMQKCIPTNYLEGDLNKGESVCLDRCAAKFTDVQLKISEIMQAENQKRQGGAGGF; from the exons ATGTTTGGAATTGGACGCCCCCAGCCCAGCTCGGCCGAGAAGATCGCCGCAGTCGAGGCAGAGATGAAGCTCATCACGGCGATGGCTGCCCG CCTCAACCGCGCATGCATGCAAAAGTGCATCCCGACCAACTACCTGGAGGGCGACCTCAACAAGGGCGAGAGCGTGTGCCTCGACCGCTGCGccgccaagttcaccgacgTTCAGCTCAAGATCTCGGAGATTATGCAAGCAGAGAACCAGAAGAGGCAGGGCGGTGCTGGTGGCTTTTAG
- a CDS encoding lysyl-tRNA synthetase, with product MFSLGRSSLRCAHRAGLPRPRLASEVVVQNRTLPRCYSVSRDPSELKGRREPAASEPSNFLSSVKDAKPNQTGQATTQVDAVKPSWTVESKTTTKIKNIADMPLSKLFDVCPSDSNSGRMRVVRGIEDIDEPLTAKGRIMNIRSHGSLIFLDIAGDYETLQVAISYAFLKEKSPAEMEGVSLRDFKAKGAQLQRGDWVVAAGHMEADRRDGLRMRAHNFPSIRAKALNIPPLSVIDDGLMSQSRHLDLMLNKVSVDALRARARIIQTVRRTLDDRGYVEVQTPLLAGSAGGATARPFATTATEFGSSQHLALRVAPELWLKRLVMGGMDRVYEVGPCFRNEGVDATHNPEFTMCEFYEAWADLDHLMLMTERLMQLISSDLKAASKDAEAVGRRPWLLPDMDRIASTFCEEGTTPKVHFITRLEQALGFKLPDLESTTALAELIMKLRERGEDADILAAADYPEQGDAATTTAPMTLPKLLDDLGSKYVEKCSTVGPHRAFFVTHHPACMAPLARSGVCPITKQKVALRAEFFVNGVELANMYEEEFEADEQERKFNAAARLRRDAVGLNSDEASYVLAMRGGMPPTGGWGCGIDRLAMLFTGKPRIRDVLTFGNLRNVVHATRLPGPWNAAAKRFRL from the coding sequence ATGTTTTCACTTGGTCGGTCCTCGTTGCGCTGTGCGCACCGGGCCGGGCTGCCACGGCCAAGATTGGCGTCTGAGGTTGTGGTTCAGAATAGAACTCTGCCGCGGTGTTATAGCGTATCCCGAGATCCTTCAGAGTTGAAGGGCCGGAGGGAACCCGCCGCAAGTGAGCCCAGCAATTTCTTGTCATCTGTAAAGGATGCCAAGCCTAACCAGACTGGTCAGGCCACCACTCAAGTAGATGCTGTGAAACCTTCCTGGACCGTGGAATCCAAAACTACCACTAAGATTAAAAACATAGCCGACATGCCCCTTTCAAAACTGTTCGACGTGTGTCCTTCAGATAGTAACTCCGGCCGTATGAGAGTGGTGCGTGGGATCGAAGATATAGATGAACCCCTGACCGCAAAAGGCCGCATCATGAACATCCGCAGCCACGGCTCCCTGATATTCCTGGACATCGCCGGCGACTACGAGACGCTGCAGGTCGCTATCAGCTACGCATTTCTGAAAGAAAAGTCCCCAGCTGAGATGGAAGGCGTCAGCCTCCGCGACTTTAAAGCAAAGGGTGCCCAGCTGCAGCGCGGCGACTgggtcgtcgccgccgggcACATGGAGGCAGACAGGCGTGACGGCCTGCGCATGCGCGCACATAACTTCCCCTCGATCCGCGCCAAGGCCCTCAACATACCGCCCCTTTCCGTCATCGACGATGGGCTCATGAGCCAATCTCGCCACCTGGACCTGATGCTCAACAAGGTGAGCGTCGATGCGCTGCGCGCCCGCGCCCGCATCATCCAGACCGTCCGCCGCACCCTCGACGACCGCGGCTACGTCGAGGTCCAGACGCCGCTGCTGGCGGGTTCGGCCGGTGGGGCGACGGCCCGCCCATTTGCCACGACGGCCACAGAGTTTGGTTCCTCGCAGCACCTCGCCCTCCGCGTCGCCCCGGAGCTCTGGCTCAAGAGGCTCGTCATGGGCGGCATGGACCGCGTCTACGAGGTCGGGCCTTGCTTCCGCAACGAGGGCGTCGACGCCACCCATAACCCCGAGTTCACCATGTGCGAGTTCTACGAGGCCTGGGCAGACCTAGACCACCTCATGCTCATGACGGAGAGGCTGATGCAGCTCATCTCATCCGACCTCAAGGCCGCGTCCAAAGACGCAGAGGCCGTGGGCCGTCGCCCCTGGCTGCTGCCCGACATGGACCGCATCGCCTCCACTTTCTGTGAAGAAGGCACCACCCCCAAAGTCCACTTCATCACGAGGCTTGAGCAAGCGCTGGGCTTCAAGCTCCCCGACCTGGAATCCACCACAGCGTTGGCGGAATTAATAATGAAACTACGCGAGCGGGGCGAGGATGCTGACatccttgccgccgccgactaCCCGGAGCAGGGagacgccgccaccaccacggcgCCCATGACGCTACCCAAGCTCCTTGACGACCTGGGCTCAAAATACGTCGAGAAGTGCTCGACCGTTGGGCCCCACCGGGCATTCTTTGTCACGCACCACCCGGCCTGCATGGCGCCGCTGGCGCGAAGCGGCGTGTGCCCCATCACCAAGCAGAAGGTCGCTCTCAGGGCCGAGTTCTTTGTCAATGGCGTCGAGCTGGCCAACATGTACGAGGAGGAGTTTGAGGCCGACGAGCAGGAGCGCAAGTTCAACGCAGCGGCGCGGTTGAGGCGTGATGCCGTCGGGCTCAACAGCGACGAGGCCAGCTACGTCTTGGCCATGCGTGGCGGCATGCCGCCCACAGGAGGATGGGGCTGTGGTATTGACAGGCTTGCCATGCTCTTCACCGGCAAGCCGAGGATCCGGGACGTCCTGACCTTTGGGAACTTGAGGAACGTGGTGCACGCGACGCGGTTGCCGGGACCATGGAATGCCGCAGCGAAGCGTTTTCGGTTGTGA